GAAAAAGCGCCGATACAGAGTCAAAAGCAGATATGTCTGTAGTACGACCTGAGCCGGCAGAAGATGAATTAGTGCCCCCGCCGCCTGCCGCTACCACTGCTCCTCAGGCACCTGCCACCATCGAATCCCCCCAGCCCCGGATTGCAGACGATAAAGATGAAGTAGAAAAGCCCGCTGAATTTAATACGGAAGATTACGATCATATAGTAGAGAACAAATTTTTGACGGCCAGGCAGAACCCATTATCAACCTTCTCTATAGACGTAGATGAGGCTGCATACAGTAATGTACGCCGTTATATTAATAATGGCAGCATGCCCCCGGCGGGCGCTGTGCGAATAGAAGAAATGATCAATTACTTCGACTACTCCTATCCGCAACCGCAAAGTGATGTTCCGTTCAGCGTAAATACAGAGTTGTCTGAATGTCCCTGGAGCCCGCAACACCGCCTGGTGCATATCGGGTTACAGGGCCAGGAGATCCAGGTGCAAAACCTGCCCAATGCCAACATTGTGTTTTTGATAGATGTATCAGGTTCAATGGATGAACCCAATAAATTGCCCCTGGTAAAATCATCCATTAAATTACTGACCGATCAGTTGCGGCCCGATGATAAAGTAGCCATTGTGGTATATGCCGGGAATGCGGGGTTAGTATTGCCTGCAACCAGTGGTTCCAACAAAACCGCTATTAAAGAAGCCATCGATCAGCTGGAAGCCGGCGGTTCCACGGCAGGTGGTGCAGGGATTCAACTGGCCTATAAAGTGGCCCGCGAAAATTTCATCAAAGGCGGCAATAACCGCATCATCCTGGCCACTGATGGTGATTTTAATGTAGGCGCCAGCAGTGACGATGAATTGGTGAGCATGATAGAAAAAGAAAGACAAAGCGGCATTTTCCTCAGTGTGCTGGGGTATGGCATGGGCAACTATAAAGACAACAAAATGCAACAGCTGGCCGATAAAGGGAACGGCAATCACTCCTACATCGATAATATAAACGAAGCCCGCAAAGTGCTGGTTACTGAATTTGGCAGCACCCTGTTCACGATTGCCAAAGACGTAAAGATCCAGATCGAATTTAACCCAGCCAAAGTGCAGGCTTACCGCCTTATTGGTTATGAAAACCGGGTAATGGCCGCGGAAGATTTTAATAATGATAAAAAGGATGCCGGTGAGTTGGGTTCAGGCCATACGGTAACTGCATTATACGAGGTAATTCCTGTTGGCGTAAAAAGCGAATTCATTGGTAAGGTGGATGACCTGAAATATCAACCGGTTAAAACTATGACAGCTGTTGCCGGTGGTGATGAAATTATGACCATCAAACTCCGCTATAAAAAGCCCGATGGCGATGTAAGTAAGCTGATCGTGCACCCGGTTATGGATGCACACCTGGCACTGGACAAGACTTCAGATAACTTCCGGTTCTCGGCTGCCGTGGCTTCCTTTGGGATGTTGTTGCGTAATTCTGAATTTAAACAAAATGCCAGCTACCAGCAGGTGATTGATCTGGCCAAAGGCGCAAAGGGTGAAGATGAAAATGGCTACCGCCAGGAGTTTATCGGCCTGGTAAAGGCTGCCGGGTCATTAACAGCTAAAAAATAATCCAAAACCTTTTACTTATGTTTTCCACTTACAAACCGGTGCTGATAATAGCATCGATAGTTATAATGACTGCAACAGCCTGTAAGGATAAAAACGGCTCGGCAGACACGGAATTGAAGGATGTTGCGTTGACAACAACCGAAAAAATCAAAGAGCCAGCGGCAGATTATAAATATGGGACAGTAGATACTACTGCACCTGCACCGGCGCCCATTGATGAAACCAACAGCCCAAAGCAAACGCCTCCTCAAAATATCGACTGGGACAAAAAGATCATCAAGGAGGCAACGCTGGTGGTTGAAGCAAAAAGCCAGAAGGTATTCAGCGATTTTGTGCATGACCAGGTAAAGCGCAGTGGCGGCTACGTGTCGCAGGAAGAACAAAACAAATCAGAATACAAGATCGAGAACATTACTACCATCAAGGTACCGGTTGACCAGTTTGACAACCTGGTAAAATCCCTGACATCCATCAAAGACGAAAACATAGTTACGCAAAAAGTGACCTCGCAGGATGTTACCGGCGAAGTCATAGATACACGGGCGAGAACCGAAGCCAAACGTCAGATCAGGTTACGCTACCTCGACTTGTTGAAGCAGGCCAAAAACATGGAAGACATCCTGAAAGTACAGCAGGAAATAGACAACATCCAGGAAGAAATTGAAGCCGGCGCCGGCCGGGTAGGTTATCTTACCCATGCCGCGGCCTATAGTACCGTTCAGTTAACTTTTTATGAAATTCTGAATCCTTCAGCAGCAGATAATAAAGCCCCGGGTTTCGGTACAAGGATACTAAACGCCCTGGGTAATGGAATGGACTGGCTGGGCGAGTTGCTGGTAGTGCTGCTTACCCTATGGCCATTGTGGTTACTGGCTGCCGGGCTGATATGGGGATTCAGAAAATGGAGAAAAACAAGACCAGCCCCAACACCGAAAACAGCGCCTTGATTGCCGCGCAGGCGTGTATTGCTTTGAGCTTATAGCTTTAGGCTTACAGCTGTTTTTCATATATTTGAGCTATGAGCAAAAAGAAGTTGGTAGTATTAAGCGGCGCAGGTATAAGCGCCGAAAGCGGATTGAAAACATTTCGTGATAGTGACGGATTATGGGAGGGATATAACGTGACAGATGTGGCTACCCCGCGCGCCTGGAAAAAAGACCCGGCCCTGGTGCTGGAGTTTTACAACCAGCGAAGAAAAAATGTGCTCGATGCGCAACCGAATGCCGCGCATTTAGGTCTTGCAAAATTGCAGGACGATTTTGATGTGACCATTATTACCCAGAATATCGATGACCTGCATGAACGTGCAGGCTCAAAAAAGGTCCTGCACCTGCATGGTGAGATCTTCAAGATGCGTAGTGAACATGATGAGTCGCTGGTGTATGATATTCGTGGCGACATTAACCTGGGCGACAAAGCCGGAGACGGCGCCCAGCTGCGCCCGCATATTGTTTGGTTTGAGGAACCGGTGCCACTGATACAGCAGGCCGTTCCGGTAGTGCTCAGCGCCGATATTTTTGTGGTAATTGGCACATCCCTGGTGGTATACCCGGCCGCGGGCCTGGTTAATTATGCACCCATGGAAATACCCAAGTATGTAATTGACAAGGTGATCCCTAGTACCAATTCGGTTTACAATGTCACCAACATTGAAAAACCGGCTACCCAGGGTATTCAGGATTTGATGGAGTTGTTAAAAAGTTAATAGTCCCCTGCAAAAAAACGCCCCGAACTACTTCCCCCCGGGGGAAGTAGTTCGGGGCCCATTGCGCATAACATTTCGTTCACATATTTTTGTAAGAACTGGTAGTTGATTTGCTTAGATTTAATAGATGTGTAACAAAATTCATTTGCAATGGTAGTACCATCCGTAACATCATCCTTGAAAAAGTATAAGGGCAAATGGGGACGGCCCGAAGTAACGCACTTGCTAAAGCGCACGATGTTTGGCGCTAAAAAAGAAGACATCGACTATTTTGCCTCCAGATCGCTCCGGCATACTATCCGGCAACTGCTGAATACGGAAGAGCCCATTCCGGCGCCTCCCGTCAATAACTATAACGACGATAAATATACTGATGAAGAAATTCAGCCGGGAGTTACCTGGATAACCGCTGCCAAATACAGCGGCATGAAC
The Niastella koreensis GR20-10 genome window above contains:
- a CDS encoding DUF4349 domain-containing protein; this translates as MFSTYKPVLIIASIVIMTATACKDKNGSADTELKDVALTTTEKIKEPAADYKYGTVDTTAPAPAPIDETNSPKQTPPQNIDWDKKIIKEATLVVEAKSQKVFSDFVHDQVKRSGGYVSQEEQNKSEYKIENITTIKVPVDQFDNLVKSLTSIKDENIVTQKVTSQDVTGEVIDTRARTEAKRQIRLRYLDLLKQAKNMEDILKVQQEIDNIQEEIEAGAGRVGYLTHAAAYSTVQLTFYEILNPSAADNKAPGFGTRILNALGNGMDWLGELLVVLLTLWPLWLLAAGLIWGFRKWRKTRPAPTPKTAP
- a CDS encoding SIR2 family NAD-dependent protein deacylase, with the protein product MSKKKLVVLSGAGISAESGLKTFRDSDGLWEGYNVTDVATPRAWKKDPALVLEFYNQRRKNVLDAQPNAAHLGLAKLQDDFDVTIITQNIDDLHERAGSKKVLHLHGEIFKMRSEHDESLVYDIRGDINLGDKAGDGAQLRPHIVWFEEPVPLIQQAVPVVLSADIFVVIGTSLVVYPAAGLVNYAPMEIPKYVIDKVIPSTNSVYNVTNIEKPATQGIQDLMELLKS
- a CDS encoding vWA domain-containing protein produces the protein MKFLLQMLAALLLWIFIACNERGAQSGKSADTESKADMSVVRPEPAEDELVPPPPAATTAPQAPATIESPQPRIADDKDEVEKPAEFNTEDYDHIVENKFLTARQNPLSTFSIDVDEAAYSNVRRYINNGSMPPAGAVRIEEMINYFDYSYPQPQSDVPFSVNTELSECPWSPQHRLVHIGLQGQEIQVQNLPNANIVFLIDVSGSMDEPNKLPLVKSSIKLLTDQLRPDDKVAIVVYAGNAGLVLPATSGSNKTAIKEAIDQLEAGGSTAGGAGIQLAYKVARENFIKGGNNRIILATDGDFNVGASSDDELVSMIEKERQSGIFLSVLGYGMGNYKDNKMQQLADKGNGNHSYIDNINEARKVLVTEFGSTLFTIAKDVKIQIEFNPAKVQAYRLIGYENRVMAAEDFNNDKKDAGELGSGHTVTALYEVIPVGVKSEFIGKVDDLKYQPVKTMTAVAGGDEIMTIKLRYKKPDGDVSKLIVHPVMDAHLALDKTSDNFRFSAAVASFGMLLRNSEFKQNASYQQVIDLAKGAKGEDENGYRQEFIGLVKAAGSLTAKK